From the genome of Streptacidiphilus sp. PB12-B1b:
CAGCCCGAGCCGCTCCGCGTGGGCGTTCAGGGCGTCGGCCTCCTCGGCCGAGGCGGCCAGCGGCTTGTCCACGACCACCGCCACCCCGGCCTCCAGCGCCGCCGTGGCATGGGCGACGTGCAGCCGGTTGGGCGAGGCGACCACGACCAGGTCCAGGTCGAGCGGCCACAGCCCGTCGATGCCGTCGACCACCGCCACCCCCGGGTGCTCGGCCCGGGCCTGGGCCTGCCGCTCCGGGTTGGCGGTGACGACGGCGGCGAGCGAGAGTCCGGGCGTGGTGCTGATCAGCGGCGCGTGGAAGACCGAGCCCGCCAGGCCGTAGCCGATGAGCCCGACCCGCAGGCGCCGGTCCGGGGTGTGCCCCGGGGTGTGCTCGGGGGTGTGCGTAGTCATGCCGCCAGGCTATCCAAGCATGTCAGCAGGCAGGCGCCGTGTCGTAGCGCTCCAGGAAGTCCGCCACCTCCGGTACGGCGCGGTGCGCGCGCAGCCGCGCGGCGGTGCCCGCGACCATGCTCCGGATCCGGGTCGAGCGGACCTCGCCGAACAGCGCCACCACCTGGCTGCCGCTCTCGGCCGCCGCCGCCGGCTCGCCCCGGCCGAGCTGGTCGTGCGCCAGCTCCGCGGTGTACAGGGCGCGGTTGCGGACGAAGTGCGGCTGCTGCAGCTCTATGGCCTGCCGGGCGCGCTCCGCGGCCGGCTCCCAGCGGCCCAGGGCCGACCAGCACTGGGATTCCAGGCCCAGCAGCTCCGCCTCGCCGTAGAAGGACATCCAGGCGGGGTCGGCGTCACCGGGCCCCTGCCCGAAGAGCCTCCTGGCCAGGCCGAGCGAGCGCTCGCAGGCCCCCTGGTCCTGCAACTGCGCCCAGCCGCCCGCCTCCCGCATCGCCAGCAGCGAGAGCAGCCGGGCCGAGCCCAGTCCCCTGGCGGCCTGCTGCGCCGCCTGGGCGGCCCGGACGGCCTCGCGCGGGCGCCCGGCGTCGCGGGCCAGGAAGGCGCTGTTGCAGAAGGAGTGCGCCTCCAAAGCGGCGTCGTCGGCCATCCGCGCGGTGGCCAGGGCCTCGGCGTAGAAGGACCGGGCCTCGCCCAGCCGGCCGGAGTCGTGGGCCAGCCAGCCGACGGAGATGGCCAGCTCGCCCGCGGCGGCCTGCAACCGCTGCTCGACCCGGGCGGTGTAGCTGCCGCTGTTGAGCAGCTGGTAGGCGGTGCGCAGGGCCCGGCCGGCCCGGTCGAACAGGCCGTCCGCGCCGTGGGCGTCGTCCAGGAGCCGGATGTCGTGGACGGCCGCCTCGACCCGCCGGGCGTCCTCGACGCCGACCCGGGCGCCCGGCGCCACCTCGGCGCAGGCCGGCTGGTCCAGGCCCAGGGCGGTGGCCACGGCGGCGGGGCCACCGGTCAGGAACGTGCGTCGGTGCACGTCGTCGTTCTCCTCGTGGATCTCGAAGCGGACCTCGGGCGGGACGCCCGGACTCGGAGGCTCCCCGCCGCCCGGCGGGTGCCGCCGCGCCTGCGGGCGCCGTACCTCCCGGCGCGGGGCGAAGCCCAGCTCCTGCAGCGAGGAGCCGGGGAACATGTGCCGGAAGACCCTCTCGTAGGCGTAGTTGGGGCAGCGGATCTCCCCGGACTCGATCCGGCCCACGTAGCGCGCGTCGCAGGAGACGTGCTCGCCGATCTCGCGGGCGGCGCGGCGGACGGCGGCGGCGAACTCGCCGGGGGAGAGGTCGCCCCGCAGCTCGCGCATCAACTGGTTGGGGGAGCGGTCAAGGGTGTTGCTCATGGGGCTGCCCCTTGTCTGGCTGGTCCTGCTGACGGGCTGGTCCTACTGGTGCGCCATGACAGTACTCTCCGTAGGTCGTCGAACACGGAGGGTTTTCTGGCAAAGCGGACACCCCGACGGCGATCTGCTATGAAATGCCATGACCCGCCAAGTCCCGCGCCCGTGGCTTTCCGGCGCTCCGCGACGTTGTCATGGGTAGAGCGCCGACACGGAACTGCGGCGCGCACGGTGATGGAGGCGACCATGCACAACGCTGTCCGCAGCAGCCGGGAGATCCGGACCGCGCCCTCGTGCGACGTGGTGACGGTCCCCGAGCGGCAGGGGCTGGAGACCGTGGACATCCTGCGGCTGCGCGGTGCCTGCGGCCCGGTGCTGCACGAGGACGCCGACGCCACGCTCTCGTTCCTGGTCCCGGTCGGCGCGGCCGACGCCTGGCACCTGCCCGGCCGCTCCTGGAACCAGGCCCCGCCGCCCGAGAACGACCGCAACTGGCTGCTCCCGCCCTCGCCCGAGCGCACCCTGACCGATCCGGCGCTGCTCTGCGCCGCCCTCGGCGAGGCCGCCCGGACGCTCGCCGCCAGCGGCTCCGACCGGTCCTGACCTGCGCTCTCCCGGGCCGCACCGGCATACTCGTACGGGTGGCGCGCAAGCAGCAGGACTCCAGGGACAGCAGGATCGCCGAGCAGGTCGACTCCGGCCTGGCCGAGATCGTCCGTGACCGGGACCGCTCCGACGCCTGGACGCTGCTGCTGGACGGCGCGCCGCAGTCCCATGTCGACCTGGCCGACCCGACCTACCTGTCCTTCGAGTACCAGCGCCGGCTCGGCCACGTCGCCGACCTGGCCGCCGCCCCCGGCAGGCCGGTCACCGCGCTGCACCTGGGCGGCGGGGCGCTGACCCTGGCCCGCTACGTCGCCGCGAGCCGCCCCCGCTCCCGGCAGCAGGTGGCGGAGATCGACACCCGGCTCACCGAGCTCGTCCGCCGGGAGCTGCCGCTCGACCGCGGCTGGCAGCTGCGGGTGCGCGGCGGCGACGCCCGGGACGTCCTGGCCCGCAGCCCCGAGGCCGCGGCCGACCTGGTCGTCGCCGACGTCTACAGCGGCGCGCGCATCCCCGCGCACTGCACCTCGGTGGAGTTCGCCGCGCTCGCCGCCAAGGCCCTGCGCCCGGACGGCCGTTACGCCGTCAACATCACCGACGGCGGACGGCTCGACTTCGCCCGCGGGCAGGTGGCGACGCTGCGCGCGGTCTTCGCCGAGGTGGCGCTGATCGCCGATCCGACCGTGCTGCGCGGCCGCCGGTTCGGGAACCTGGTGCTGGTGGCCGCCCAGCAGCCGCTCCCGGTCGAGGAGTTGACCCGGCGGATCGCCACCGACCCGTTCCCCGGGCGCGTGGAGAACGGCCCCCGCCTGGTGGACTTCCAGGCAGGAGCCGTTCCTGTCACCGACGGGGGCGCGAGACCCTCACCCGCACCCCCGCCGGGAGCCTTCGGGTGAACCTCCGCTGATCAGCTGACCGGCGTCAGGTGCAGGATGATGTACTCGTAGCCCTGGCTGTTGGGGGCGGGGCTGATGTACGGGTTGGTCGAGGTCGGCCAGCCCGTGTAGTTCAGCGAGCTGTACTGGTACCAGGCCGCTCCGTACAGCACCGGCACCGCCGGGACGTCCGTGGACATGAGCTGCTGCAGCGAGTTCAGCGCCGTGGTCTCCGCCGCCGGGGTGGTGGCGTTCTCGTAGGCGGTGACGGCGGCCGTGGCGGCCGGGCTGCTGTAGCGCTCCAGGTCACCGCTGGCGGGCTGGCCGACGGCGGCCGTGGAGCTCGGGTCCAGGATGAACTGCAGCCGCTGGAAGGTGGTCGAGCCCTGGCCCCAGTGCAGGGTGGCGTCGAAGTTGCCGTTGGTGACGGCGGTGCCCCAGGTGTCGCCGGTGAAGCCGCCGTTGGCGCTGACGTCGAAGCCCTGCGCGTCCAGCCCGCTGGCGATGGCCTTGGCGTCGCACCAGTAGTCGGCGAAGCTGTTGGGGTC
Proteins encoded in this window:
- a CDS encoding tetratricopeptide repeat protein gives rise to the protein MSNTLDRSPNQLMRELRGDLSPGEFAAAVRRAAREIGEHVSCDARYVGRIESGEIRCPNYAYERVFRHMFPGSSLQELGFAPRREVRRPQARRHPPGGGEPPSPGVPPEVRFEIHEENDDVHRRTFLTGGPAAVATALGLDQPACAEVAPGARVGVEDARRVEAAVHDIRLLDDAHGADGLFDRAGRALRTAYQLLNSGSYTARVEQRLQAAAGELAISVGWLAHDSGRLGEARSFYAEALATARMADDAALEAHSFCNSAFLARDAGRPREAVRAAQAAQQAARGLGSARLLSLLAMREAGGWAQLQDQGACERSLGLARRLFGQGPGDADPAWMSFYGEAELLGLESQCWSALGRWEPAAERARQAIELQQPHFVRNRALYTAELAHDQLGRGEPAAAAESGSQVVALFGEVRSTRIRSMVAGTAARLRAHRAVPEVADFLERYDTAPAC
- a CDS encoding spermidine synthase, with the protein product MARKQQDSRDSRIAEQVDSGLAEIVRDRDRSDAWTLLLDGAPQSHVDLADPTYLSFEYQRRLGHVADLAAAPGRPVTALHLGGGALTLARYVAASRPRSRQQVAEIDTRLTELVRRELPLDRGWQLRVRGGDARDVLARSPEAAADLVVADVYSGARIPAHCTSVEFAALAAKALRPDGRYAVNITDGGRLDFARGQVATLRAVFAEVALIADPTVLRGRRFGNLVLVAAQQPLPVEELTRRIATDPFPGRVENGPRLVDFQAGAVPVTDGGARPSPAPPPGAFG